CACCGGTGCGGGTGATCTCCATACCCCACTTGGACATCGCGTTGGTGTCGCCACCCTGCTCGGCGGCCTTCGCGGTGACGGACCACACCCGCCACTGCACCTCGGTGGTGTGCCGGAACCGGATCTGTCCCACCGAGTTGTCGGCGAGGCCCTGGGCGAGGGCGTCGAGGTACCCCTGCCCCGGGTCGGCGAGACCCGTCGCCTTGTCGATGCGGCGCAGGCCCTCCAGCTTGATGGAGCCGCCGCGCTGCATGACGACCTGCTCGAACTGGCCGGCGGAGTCGAAGTCTGTGGTCTCGGTTTCCTGGACCTTGTCGCCAAAGTTTGGCGAGAAGGAGCTGAGCCCCTTCACTGCGGTCCAGGTCGGGCCGGATCCGATCGGGACCTGGAAGATCCAGTCACGGGCGGCGATCTTGCTCGTGGCCATCGGGCCACCTCCTCAGCTGCGGTGGGTGGTCTCGCTGACCACGTGGAGACGGAAGTTCACGACGTGCTCGGGCCGGCCGCGCTCGTCCTTGCCGAGCGGGGACGGGGTCTGCTGGGCGGCCGCAAGGACCAGCCACGTGCCGTCGGGCAGCGCGGTGTCGGTCAGCCCCTGCAGCGCGCTGTAGATGTCCTGGCAGCGGCGGCGGGACGGGCGGGGGTCCTCGGCCGGGCCGCGGGCCCTCACCTGCAGCCCGAGCTCGTCGTCTGCGTTCAGCGGGTCCGGGAGGCCGAGCGGGTAGGTGGCGATGGCCACGGCCTCGTCCGGCGCCTCGGGCATGGTGTCGACGAACAGGTCACCGACCAGGCCCTCCGGGTCGAAGACGACGAGGCCGAGGCCGTGCAGGTAGCGGGCGATGCCGTCGAGGAGGTCAGCCACGGCCGCCCCGCAGGCCGCCCTCGCGGCGGATCGTCGCGGCGATGATCGCGAGCATGGCCTCCTTCTCGCGGTTCATCGGCCCCTCGAGGTACTTCGCCTGCCGCCCGGGGGCGTGCTTCCAGGTCAGCTCCTCGTGCTGCCTGCGCGCGTACGGGGTGTCGAAGACGATCGCGCCCTGCGGTCCGGACGGCGCCATGAGGACGATGCCGGACCGCTCGAGGGTGCCCTCGTCGAGGGGAACGATCTTCCTGGCCTCGGCGAGGGTGTGCTCGAGGGCGAGCTCCACCCCCTTACGGGCCGCGGCCTTCGACCGGGTGAGCCAGGCCCGGCCCTCCCACCGGAACTGCGCGGACTGGGCCACCGGCGGACCTCCCTACGTGAGCTGGATCTCGAGGTGATCCGGGGTGGGCAGGCCGCCGCCGTCGTGCCGCAACGCGGCAATCACGGTGGTCGTGCGGCCGTCCGGCAGCGTCACCCGGCTGCGAGCCGGGCAGACGGTCGCCAGCGGCGCATATGCGGTGCTCGAGGAGACGACCTCCTCGCCGCCCGGGGCCCGGACCAGGCGGGTCCGCTCCTCGAGGAAGCACCGCACCCCGGTCACCTCGGGCCCGTACTTCGGGCCGTAGGCCGAGCTGCCGAGGTACGGCTCGACGGTGATCCGGTGCCGCATCAGCGCGGCCGGGAGGGCGGCCATCAGGTGGCCACCATGCCGAGGACGAACCGGTCCGGTGTCATGTCCGGGGACTGCAGCGCGTCCCACACGGCGGGGGCGAGCTGCCGGGCCGGGGAGTCGCCGCCGGACACCGAGTCGGCGGAGCGGCTCAGTTGAGCGGAGCCGATCTTGACGGTGCCCCAGCCGACGGCGGACGAGCCGGTCGAGTCGCCGAGTTCGCCCCACCACTGCACCTGCGCGCAGGTGGCGTCCGCCAGCGCGGCCAGGACCACGCTGTCGGTCGGCATGCCGGTGACGGTGTCGACCTGGTACCAGCATGCCCGCAGCACCGCGCGGTCGAGCATCTCGGACGCGCGGGTGAGGAGCCTGCTGGTGTCCGCGTCCGGGGCCTGCCCGGTGTACGCCTGGTACTGCTCGGGGGTGGCGTAGACGCGTGGCACGTCGGCCTCCCTTACGCGCTGGAGCCGATCACGATCACGTCGTACGACACGCTCGTGCCGGCGGCGCCGTTGGTGATCCGCAGGAGGTCCGCGGTGCCGCCGGTGACCGGGTAGGCGGTGGCGTCCGGGGCGAACAGGGCGAGGAACCCGCCCGGCTTGACCTTGACCTTGTCGGTCGCGGAGCCCGCCCACGAGATGAACCCGTTCGAGGCGGCGCCGCCCACGACCACGTCGTTGGTGTTGGCCGCCGCCGCGGCGACGATCAGCCCCTTCACCCGGGCGAGGGTCAGGGTGCTGCCGAGGGCGTCGACCAGGGTGCCGGCGAGGTCGAGGTCCTCGTTCGCCGACCCCGCCAGGGTGCGGGCCCCGCTCACCCACAGCTTGTCGGCCTGGCCGGAGCCGGTGCCGGAGCCGATGCCGAGCGACTGCTGGTAGCTGACCGGCATCTGCGGGGTCTGGCCGCTGAGCGGCTGGGCGCCGGTCAGCAGCGTCGACAGGGACAGCAGGACCTGTGTGTTGATCAGTGCCATGTCCGACCCCCGCTCAGTTCACGATCACGAGCGGCACGGTGGCCGCCGCGGTCGGGGTGGCGATGGTGGCCGGAGCGGTCGCGGTGAGGGCCGAGCCGGACGTCTGGGCGAGGTTCTTCTCGCCGGTGGTGATGCCGGCCGATGCGGTGGTCGACGCGCCGACCAGCGACGGCACGGTGGTGGCCTTGACCATGATGGCGGCCCAGTACCAGCCGTCGGCGGTGATGGTCACCGCGCTGGCCAGGGTGAACGTCTTGTTCGTGGTCGCGGCCCACGCCGCGCTGGTGCCGTCGGCGGACTGCGCGAGCAGGGCCGGCGTCGCCGCGCTGGAGTACAGGGCGGCCCACTGGTTGGTGGGGGTGCCCGCCGCGGTCGCCCCGGACCGGAAGGTCAGCGATGTGACGACGTCGCCCTTGCGGAGGTAGATCGGCACCGACGTCATGACCTGGGTGGTCAGGGCGCCGGTGTCCGCGGTGGCGTCGAGGCGCCGCATGTTGGAGCGGTAGAACGTGGCGCCCGGGTCGGCGCCGCCGAGGAACTGCCTCACCATGTCGGAGGCGTAGGAGAGTTCGTCGCGCACGATGCCGACGAACCGGCCGAAGGCGGTCACTGCTGGTCTCCCTTCGTGGCCTCGTAGGCCAGGACGGACTTACGCTGCTTGCCGCTGTCGGCGGCCTCGGCGGCGAGCACGCGGGCCCGCTCGTCGTCGTCAGCGGCGGCGAGGTGGGCGAGGACCTCGTCGGCGTTGTGCGCCGCGGGGTCGAACGCCGCGGCCGGGTCGGTGAATTCTGGCGTCCCGGCCTCGGGCTCCGGCTCGCCGGCCGGGGCGAGCCCGTACCCGGCGCGCTGGAAGTACGAGTACGCGGCGAGGCCACCGGCGGCGTCGGTGTCGACGGTGCCGGTGCCGTCCTCGAACCGGATACCGACGATGTCGCCGGCGAACTGCTGGCTCGGGTGGCTCACGGTGAACTGGGCCATGGTCAGCTCACCTTCGCGTTCCGGAGGACGCCGCACGCCCGGGTGTTGCGGACGACGGCGGCGACCGGGCCCATCTCGATCTCGCCGGACTTCACCGCGCCGGGCAGGTTGAGCGTGAAGTCGGGCATGTAGGCGTTGACGAGCTGCTGCCCGCCGAGGGAGGCGCCGTGCAGCGCGTCGAGGCCGAAGCTGACGGCGTACAGGTCGGTCAGGCCGGTGATGTTGCCGCCGCCGCCCGCACCGTCGGCGTCGCGGGTCTGGATCGGGATGATCGGGCCGGAGCCGGTCGCGGTGTCGCCCATGTCGACGAGGACCCACTGCCCGTACGACTCGATCTTCCGGCCGAGGGAATCGTCGACCGCGGTGTACATCGACGCCCAGCGGGCGAGCGCGCGCACGCGGGTGATCGACTGGGTGTTGCCGAGGATGGCCTTCACCCCGGGCGGGAGCGCGCCGGGCATGCCGGCGTCGCCGCCGCCGGTGTGCGACGGGACGATCGTGCTGAGGAAGGCGTCGAGCTGGTCGAGGGCGGCCATCGCCAGCGCCTGGGAGTTGATCGCGCCCGGGGTCCAGTCGAGGTAGCCCGAGCTGGTGCCGTTGTTGAGCGGCAGGTACTCGGTGGACTGGCCGGTCAGCAGCTTGTCGAGGCCGTCGAAGCCGCCGTCGGTGCTGGCGTCGCCGCGGATGAGCTGCTGCTGGAAGGTCGTCCGGATCGAGGTGAGGAGCTGCTGCGACTGGAACGCGAGCTCGTTTGTCGCGGCCGGTCCGAGCTTGGCGAGGGTGCGGTCGATGTTGAAGCTGCCGCCGAGGGGCTTGAGGTCGACCGTGTACCGCTGGCGGGTCGCCTGCGCGGCGGTGTACTCCTCGTTGAAGTTGCGGAAGGCGGCGGAGCGCGCGGCGGTCAGCCGGGTGTAGCCGTAGGTCAGGGTGCCGCCGCCGACGCCGGGGGTGACCGAGTCGTCGAAGACCATCTGGTCGAGGACCCAGGAGTAGCGGCGGATGTTGTCGATGACCGCGTAGTCGATGTCGTTCTGGGTGTTGATCGCTGCCTGGGCGAGCGTTACGGGCATGGTGCCCTCCTGTCAGGTCAGGTGCCGTAGAGGCCGCGCAGGGCGGCCCCGAGGGAGGTGGGTCGGGCTTTGCCGCTCTCGCCAGGCCCGCCGGTGAGTTCGGCGCCGCTGCGGCCCGCCTGGGGCGCGATGCGGAAGTTGGGATTGCTGTCGACGGCCTGCTTGATCGCGGCGTCGAGGTCGGCCGTGAAGGTCTTCGCGGTCGGGTCGAGTGCGCCGATCGTCTTGACGAAGGAGCGGCTGTCCAGCAGCGCGCTGACCTTCGCCTGGTGCTTCTCGGCGGCGGAGTGCACGGCGAGTTCGACGTCCCTGGCGCGGAGCGCGGTCTCGAGCTCGCCGATCTTGGCGGTGTGGGAGGTGATCTGCTCGGCGAGCTTCGCCGGGTCCGGCGGGGTGTCGTCCTTGACCAGGCCGAGCGCCTTGCCGATCTCCTGCGCCAGCGCGGTGCGGGCCTCGTCAGCAGCCTGCTGCTTGGCGTTGACCCGGGAGGCGCCGGCGTCCTTGCGGGCGGCGGCGAGCTGCTGCTCGAGCCGCGCGATGACGGCGGCCTGGTCCTCGCCAGCCGGTGCCGCGGCCGACTTCGCCGGCGGCGTCGGCTTCGGCGTCTCGGAGGCGCCCGCCGGGGGCTGCTCGCCGGTCGGGGCGGCCGGCTCACCGACCGGTGCGGGGCTGCCAGCGGCGGCGCCTTCGCCCTCGCCGTTGCCACCCGCGATCGGGTAGATGGGACGGCCGTCGCGCCGGTAGCCCAGGATCGTGCCCGGGGCGTGGCTGGCGAGCGGGTGCTGGAAAGGGGTGAACATCGTGCCCTCCTGGGGCGCGTCGGGTCCCGCACCTGGCGGGCTGGGGGCAACGTCGACCCATGAGTCAGGTCAACGCGTACGAGTTGCTGGAGCGGATGGGCAAGGCCAAGGCCTGGGCCGAGGAGCAGTCGAGGCAAAGCCAGATGGCCGTGACGGCTGGTGCGAAGGACTCCGCTGTCCAGGCGCAGATGGCTGTGGCGTTCGCCGCCGTCGCGCAGGTTCTGGGCAAGATCGTTGACCCGAGTGGGCGTTAGCGGGCCGTCCCGACCTGTTCGCGCTGCCGCTTCCGCGGGAGGCCCTTCTCGGCGGTGAGCTCCCGGATCCGGGCCTGGTAGGCGCGGATCCTGACGCCCGCCAGGCGGCGCGCGTCGTCGTTGAGGGCAGCCGCCTGGCGGCGCTTCCACTGGCGGACCTGCCGCTCGAGGTAGCGCTGCTGCTGGGTGTCCTCGTAGGTGGCGCCGCCCGGGTGGGGCGGGGACTTGGGGCGGGTCGTCACCCCGGGCAGATACAGGCTGAGGCTGTGGCGGCAGTTGCAGTGGAAGAGGCCGGCGGCGCGGGCCTCCGGCAGGCTGCCAGCGACGTGCACGACGACCGGCTGCCCGTCCTTGATGGCGTGTTCCTCCACCAGGGTGTGCGGGCCGGACTGGCCGTTGATGGCCAGCACCTCGCCCTCCCAGGGGCGGCAGAGCGGGCACTCGAGTGGCGCGTCCGAGACGATGACGAGCTCCTGGCCGACGGCCTCCAGACGGTCCACATGGCCCTGGATCGCGGCCCGGCCGGCGACGGACCGGACGGCCATCTCCGCGTACGCGGCCATCTCCCAGTTCCGGCCGCGCCGGTCGACGAACCCGGTGATGCCGCGCGCGGCGAGCTGGTCGAGGGCCCGCTGCGTGGCCTGGCGGCGGGTCAGGCCGCCGAGCAGCACCGACCCGGACACCCGCTGCACGATGTTGCGATACGCGTCCGGGACGGCCCGCAGGATCCGCCGGTAGATCGGCCGGGTGTCGTCGAGGGCCTCGTTCGCAAGCCGGTCGGCGTTGCGGGCGCCGGGCAGGGCCCGGAGGGCCGCCGCGCGCTGGCCCTCCGGGAGCATTCCGAGTTCGGCGACGGCGGCCTGCCCGCCGCGGGCGTACGCCTCGCGGATGGCCCGGCCGATCGCCCCGTCGGCGTCGTGCTGCAGCGCGGTCGTGAGCTCCTCCACCGCGCGGCGGACGTCGCCGATCGCCCACAGCTTCGCCTCCGCCCACCGCGGGGACTCGATGCCCTCCGCGAGCGCGCGGGCGAGGATCTCGAGCAGCGCGGCCTCGGCGTCCTGGTAGATCCGGCCGACGGCGCGGGCGAGGTCCTCGGCGTCCGCGGGGGAAGCGGGCATGGCCACCCCCTCGCTGTCAGCCGGCTTCCCTGCCGGGCGGGTTGAGGTCGAACCCGCCGGCGCCGACCGCTGCCGGGTCGGCGAGCGGGCCCATGCCGTTCTCGCGGAGGATCGCCTCGGTCTCGGCCTGCACCCGCTCGTCGTCCCAGTCGGGGTGGACCAGCTGCACCCGGACCGCGGTAGAGGCGGCGTGCGCCTGGTCGAGGAGCGTGGCGGTCTGCGCGAGGTCCTGCGGGGACTCGCTGATGGAGTCCTGCCACTCGATGGCGGGCCGCTCGACGGTGATGCCGGTCCCGCCGAACTGGCTGCCGGCCTCGACGGCGAGGAGCGCCTCGAGGATGTCGCCCAGCCCGGGTGTGGTGTACAGCACCTTGCGGCCGCGGGTGGTGAGGGTGCGGGCCTGCTTGGCGCGGACCTCGGTGGCGGTCATCGCGGAGCCGTCCGGCTCGCCGAACGTGGCGGTCGAGTATCCGGCCATGCGGATGGCGTCCTGGGTGAGCTGTTCGATGGTGGCCTTGTGTTCGAGGTGCCGGATGGCGAACTGGTTGAGCGTGATGCCCTGATCCGACGTCGGCGGGATGTTGAGGGCGGCGTACGCCTCGCGGTCCTCGTCGAAGCTGGCGCCCTGCCCGGGGCCGGTGCTGGTGAGGTACTGCTGCGATAGCAGGATGCGGCCCTTGGCGAGGCGGATGTCCCGCATCCACGAGCTGTACGTCTCGTCGAGGGCATCGAACAGGCCCTCAACGCCCTGGTAGTCGGAGGCGCCCCAGTACGCGGCGGCGGGCACGTCCCGCCACGCTCGGGCGGGGCGCATGTTCGGCAGATATGCGGCGGTCAGCAGCTTCGGCGCGCCGGTCTTGATCGCCGACGACGAGTCGACCAGGTCGGCGAGCGGCTGCGTCTGCTCGTACTCGGCGAGGGGGACGGCCCGGCCGAGGTTGTCGAGGGTGCCCTCGTACACGCCGTGGAAGATCACGCCGGGCTCGTGTCGCTCGAGCTGCCGGACGACCTTCTGCCCGTCGCTGTCGATGACGGTCCAGAACGTCACGGCGGTGAGGACCCCGTACCGGAACTCGGGGGCGGCGCCGTCGGCGTGCACCGCGGTGACCCATGGGGTCGGCCGGACTTCCTTGTCCCACACGACCCGCAGGTAGACGCCGCCGAGGGCCGAGCCGATCTCGGCGCCCTCGAGGAGGGTGGCGTGCAGGCCGCCGGTGATGAGCTGGTCGATGCGGTCCTGCGTGGCCGCGTCGGTGACGGTGATCCGTGGCGGTTCGGAGAACAGCAGATCGGCGCTGGCCCGGCTGATGTCGGCGGCGAGGGGGACGTGGAGCTTGGCGCGCTGCTCGCCGAACGCGGTGGGCTGGCCCCACCACCAGCGGGCGAACCTGCCGACCACCCCGTTGCGCAACTGGCTCGGGCGGACGGACGGCTGGCGGACGCTGCGGCCGCGGTACTGGGCGGTGAGCTTGTCCGGGTCGCCGGAGTACCAGGCTGACCAGTCCGCGAGGGAGGTCCGCACGGTCGGGTCGGTCGGCGGCCACGGGACGTTGTTAGCCGGCAGCGGCATCCGCGTCTCCTCCCACCTGCACCAGGACGAACCTTGGGATGTGTTCCTGATCGTCGGGGTGGGGCTCCATGCGGCAGCCGGCACAGCACCCGCTGTCGGGGCTGCCGGCGTTGAGGGTGCCGCAGGAGTGCTCCCATGCGTGCCGCTGTCCGGGCCCGTCGAGGGGCTGGTCGGGCGGCGGTGTCCAGCCGAGCGCGGCCAGCGTCGCCGCGGTCTTCGGCGGGACGGTGATGAGCAGCTCGCCGTCGACGACGGCCTCGTGCAGGACGACCTCGACGACGAGCCGGGGGATCACGCCGACGGCGCCCTCGACCGAGACGGACCGGACGCCGCGCAACTCGAC
This genomic window from Streptomyces sp. TLI_235 contains:
- a CDS encoding SPP1 Gp6-like portal protein, whose translation is MPLPANNVPWPPTDPTVRTSLADWSAWYSGDPDKLTAQYRGRSVRQPSVRPSQLRNGVVGRFARWWWGQPTAFGEQRAKLHVPLAADISRASADLLFSEPPRITVTDAATQDRIDQLITGGLHATLLEGAEIGSALGGVYLRVVWDKEVRPTPWVTAVHADGAAPEFRYGVLTAVTFWTVIDSDGQKVVRQLERHEPGVIFHGVYEGTLDNLGRAVPLAEYEQTQPLADLVDSSSAIKTGAPKLLTAAYLPNMRPARAWRDVPAAAYWGASDYQGVEGLFDALDETYSSWMRDIRLAKGRILLSQQYLTSTGPGQGASFDEDREAYAALNIPPTSDQGITLNQFAIRHLEHKATIEQLTQDAIRMAGYSTATFGEPDGSAMTATEVRAKQARTLTTRGRKVLYTTPGLGDILEALLAVEAGSQFGGTGITVERPAIEWQDSISESPQDLAQTATLLDQAHAASTAVRVQLVHPDWDDERVQAETEAILRENGMGPLADPAAVGAGGFDLNPPGREAG
- a CDS encoding minor capsid protein 2, giving the protein MPASPADAEDLARAVGRIYQDAEAALLEILARALAEGIESPRWAEAKLWAIGDVRRAVEELTTALQHDADGAIGRAIREAYARGGQAAVAELGMLPEGQRAAALRALPGARNADRLANEALDDTRPIYRRILRAVPDAYRNIVQRVSGSVLLGGLTRRQATQRALDQLAARGITGFVDRRGRNWEMAAYAEMAVRSVAGRAAIQGHVDRLEAVGQELVIVSDAPLECPLCRPWEGEVLAINGQSGPHTLVEEHAIKDGQPVVVHVAGSLPEARAAGLFHCNCRHSLSLYLPGVTTRPKSPPHPGGATYEDTQQQRYLERQVRQWKRRQAAALNDDARRLAGVRIRAYQARIRELTAEKGLPRKRQREQVGTAR